The following proteins come from a genomic window of Manduca sexta isolate Smith_Timp_Sample1 chromosome 2, JHU_Msex_v1.0, whole genome shotgun sequence:
- the LOC119189073 gene encoding lysophosphatidylserine lipase ABHD12-like — protein sequence MFDIYGVCILVPLYTIGFLALGASITSGIFVFHVAVVPLIFKYSATFRRNLVFANFVQWPLNIDFEDPSASGIEGARNLNIEYQSKVDNCSVKIGLWHILPKSVYERLKGNFEKNQDKEELNRILDQELANSKTPIMLYCHGNSNSRAAEHRIQLYKFFQQMDFHTIAFDYRGYGDSTKIRPTENGVVEDSLVVYEWLRTTVDKGDRKPPIFVWGHSLGTAISSHLLGNLKELSTSVLERSTPLPLPNGLILEAPFNNLPDEVAKHPLSKLVTWLPYYESTFVAPFRSDRGQRFMSDAHLSRAPALPVLILHAKDDVIVPFVVGLKLYRSVLESRSEGGATIKLHAYDKSENLGHKWICHAKDLSDVIGDFVQCHQ from the exons GTTCCTGGCTCTTGGCGCGTCGATAACGTCGGGCATCTTCGTGTTCCACGTCGCAGTGGTGCcactcatatttaaatattccgcGACTTTCAGAAGGAATCTAGTCTTTGCTAATTTTG TGCAATGGCCCTTAAACATAGACTTCGAGGACCCGTCCGCGAGCGGCATAGAAGGCGCAAGAAATCTCAACATAGAGTACCAGTCCAAAGTTGACAACTGTTCAGTTAAGATCG GTCTGTGGCACATACTACCAAAATCAGTGTACGAAAGGTTAAAAGGAAACTTCGAGAAGAATCAAGACAAAGAGGAACTAAACAGGATATTAGACCAGGAACTAGCGAACTCCAAGACGCCCATAATGTTATATTGTCACG GTAACTCGAATTCTCGTGCGGCCGAACATAGAATACAGTTGTATAAATTCTTTCAGCAAATGGATTTTCACACGATAGCATTCGATTATAGAG GTTACGGCGATTCCACTAAGATTCGACCCACCGAAAACGGCGTGGTGGAAGATTCCCTGGTGGTGTACGAGTGGCTTCGAACCACGGTGGACAAGGGGGACCGCAAGCCGCCCATATTCGTGTGGGGGCATTCGTTGG gtACAGCGATATCGTCACACCTGCTAGGTAACCTAAAGGAGCTTTCCACGAGCGTTCTAGAACGTTCCACGCCCCTGCCGCTCCCCAACGGGCTCATACTCGAAGCGCCATTCAACAACTTGCCCGATGAAGTTGCGAAACATCCACTATCTAAG CTGGTGACGTGGCTGCCGTACTACGAGAGTACGTTCGTGGCGCCGTTCCGCAGCGACCGCGGCCAGCGCTTCATGTCGGACGCACACTTGTCGCGCGCCCCGGCGCTGCCCGTGCTCATACTGCACGCCAAGGATGACGTCATCGTGCCCTTCGTCGTTGGCCTTAAG CTGTACAGGTCCGTCCTGGAGTCTAGATCGGAAGGGGGCGCTACGATCAAACTACACGCTTACGATAAGAGCGAAAATCTAGGACACAAATGGATCTGCCACGCTAAGGATCTGTCAGATGTTATTGG AGACTTTGTGCAATGTCATCAATGA